One Ornithorhynchus anatinus isolate Pmale09 chromosome 2, mOrnAna1.pri.v4, whole genome shotgun sequence DNA segment encodes these proteins:
- the SEPTIN12 gene encoding septin-12, translating to MEGPLQRHRREQGRDPSPMAPAPGNQLLGYVGIEAVLDQMRVKAMKTGFEFNLMVVGQSGLGKSTMVDTLFKSKLSGRSSSGGRQQPIPKTVCIHSISHVIEEKGVKLKLTVTDTPGFGDQINNDRCWEPILSFINQQYEGYLREEILINRQRHIPDSRVHTCVYFVPPTGHWLRPLDLEFLQRLCRVVNVVPVIARADSLTLDEREDFRRQIQRDLQAHGVSVYPQKNLDEDADDRLLNDKIRAKIPFAVVGADREYEVNGKMVLGRKTNWGIIEVENMAHCEFPLLRDLLIRSHLQDLKDITHNIHYENYRVQRLNQSHLLAHGPEWATLSPVQPQPGPDEEDGDNL from the exons ATGGAAGGCCCCCTGCAACGGCACCGGAGGGAGCAGGGCCGGGACCCCAGCCCCATGGCCCCGGCTCCGGGCAACCAGCTACTGGGCTACGTGGGGATCGAGGCTGTCCTGGATCAGATGCGAGTCAAGGCCATGAAAACTGGCTTCGAGTTCAACCTCATGGTGGTGG GTCAGAGCGGCCTGGGGAAGTCCACCATGGTGGACACGCTCTTCAAGTCCAAGTTGAGTGGGCGTAGCTCCAGCGGGGGCCGGCAGCAGCCCATCCCCAAGACCGTGTGCATCCATTCCATCAGCCACG TCATTGAGGAGAAAGGGGTGAAGCTGAAGCTGACGGTGACAGACACCCCAGGATTCGGGGACCAGATCAACAACGACAGATG CTGGGAGCCCATCCTGAGCTTTATCAACCAGCAGTATGAGGGGTATCTGCGGGAGGAGATTCTCATCAACAGGCAGCGCCACATCCCCGACTCCCGCGTCCACACCTGCGTCTACTTCGTGCCGCCCACCGGCCACTG GCTTCGTCCATTGGATCTGGAGTTTCTGCAGCGGCTGTGCCGGGTGGTGAACGTGGTGCCCGTGATTGCCCGGGCCGACAGCCTCACCCTGGATGAGAGGGAAGACTTCCGGCGGcag ATCCAGCGGGACCTACAAGCTCACGGGGTGAGTGTGTACCCGCAGAAGAACCTGGATGAAGATGCGGACGACAGGCTCCTCAATGACAAGATCCGG GCCAAGATCCCCTTTGCCGTGGTGGGGGCTGACCGTGAGTATGAGGTGAATGGGAAGATGGTTCTGGGCCGGAAGACCAACTGGGGAATCATTGAAG TGGAGAACATGGCCCATTGTGAGTTCCCCCTCCTGAGAGACCTGCTCATCAG GTCCCACCTGCAGGACCTCAAGGACATCACCCATAACATCCACTACGAAAACTACCGCGTGCAGCGACTGAACCAGAGCCACCTCCTCGCCCACGGCCCTGAGTGGGCCACCCTGAGCCCCGTCCAGCCACAGCCAGGCCCAGACGAGGAGGACGGCGACAACCTGTGA